Proteins from a single region of Bacteroidales bacterium:
- a CDS encoding T9SS type A sorting domain-containing protein: MKFKIWILSKLMALMVFGQHPYVRTYGISGFNNEGVDILALPDTTYIIAGNRVSPQGYSWAWIFKVDSLGKIIWEKYIDQYNLSSVSELRKTKDGNFLVIGTGLKNNQYSGFVYKMSPSGQIIWNYDHITYEWNEGNTVCEGKDGYVYAAFTMLGNDSLTQDVMIVKLSGDDGLPIKHRRFAWQEKQEATFIDTLYDYTLGICMVTSDSLGYSSHIVQLLQNLDSVRTINYSSDTMQIHLNGFVIDTLNLLVLYGFHQKYYLNETRFFIGRLNLNTSNSNIMFWDYYMITANDGVIDRTTNNSYIVGHTIKSFGFGNYDVALWVDSVPYDRMGYYGALQYDWGYAIDLSPDNAVVMVGSTENYFPTVRSIILIKLHKTILSYNDLDHQHYTSLQPYSISTQNIFCFPNPTNGTIHFSGCEEGELVLYDIYGHSVYRSNINNSLYTLQIHELPNGLYFANLFCGKQIHHFSIVLQK, encoded by the coding sequence ATGAAATTCAAGATTTGGATTTTATCAAAGTTAATGGCTTTAATGGTATTCGGGCAACACCCATACGTTCGAACATACGGAATAAGCGGGTTTAATAATGAAGGTGTTGACATTTTGGCTTTACCTGATACAACTTACATCATAGCCGGAAACAGAGTATCTCCTCAAGGTTACTCATGGGCATGGATATTCAAAGTGGATAGCCTAGGAAAAATTATTTGGGAAAAATATATCGATCAATATAACCTCAGTAGTGTATCCGAGCTTCGAAAGACTAAAGATGGGAATTTTTTGGTGATAGGGACAGGTCTTAAAAACAATCAATACTCAGGATTTGTTTATAAAATGTCACCTTCAGGGCAGATCATATGGAATTATGATCACATCACCTATGAGTGGAACGAAGGAAATACTGTTTGTGAAGGAAAAGACGGTTATGTATACGCTGCATTTACCATGTTGGGAAATGATTCTCTCACTCAAGATGTCATGATTGTTAAACTTTCTGGTGATGATGGTTTGCCAATTAAACATCGACGCTTTGCTTGGCAAGAAAAACAAGAAGCAACATTCATAGATACTTTATATGATTATACGCTTGGTATTTGTATGGTTACCAGTGACTCATTGGGTTACTCAAGTCATATTGTTCAATTATTACAAAATCTTGATTCTGTCCGAACCATCAATTACTCATCCGACACCATGCAAATTCACTTGAACGGCTTTGTAATCGATACCCTCAATTTGCTTGTTCTCTATGGATTTCACCAAAAATATTACTTAAATGAAACAAGGTTTTTTATTGGGCGGTTAAATTTAAATACAAGTAATTCAAATATTATGTTTTGGGATTATTATATGATTACTGCAAACGATGGGGTTATTGACAGAACAACTAATAATTCTTACATTGTCGGGCACACCATCAAAAGTTTCGGTTTCGGTAATTATGATGTTGCTTTGTGGGTTGATTCTGTTCCCTATGATCGTATGGGTTATTACGGGGCTCTCCAATACGACTGGGGTTATGCCATTGATCTAAGTCCAGACAACGCTGTGGTCATGGTCGGAAGCACCGAAAACTACTTTCCTACTGTTCGTTCCATCATACTTATCAAACTACACAAGACCATTCTTTCGTACAATGACCTTGACCATCAACATTATACATCTTTACAGCCTTATTCTATTTCGACCCAAAATATCTTTTGTTTTCCTAATCCCACAAATGGAACTATACACTTCTCGGGGTGCGAAGAAGGTGAACTTGTTCTTTATGATATATATGGCCATTCCGTATATCGATCCAATATAAACAATTCTTTGTACACTCTTCAAATTCATGAACTCCCCAATGGTTTGTATTTTGCTAATTTATTCTGTGGCAAACAAATTCATCACTTTTCAATAGTTTTGCAGAAATGA